In one Acomys russatus chromosome 15, mAcoRus1.1, whole genome shotgun sequence genomic region, the following are encoded:
- the S100a11 gene encoding protein S100-A11 produces MSKPTETERCIESLIAVFQKYSGKDGNSCHLSKTEFLTFMNTELAAFTKNQRDPGVLDRMMKKLDLNSDGQLDFQEFLNLIGGLAIACHESFLQASQKRF; encoded by the exons ATGTCCAAGCCTACAGAGACTGAGCGATGCATCGAGTCCCTGATTGCTGTTTTCCAAAAGTACAGCGGGAAGGATGGAAACAGTTGTCACCTCTCCAAGACTGAGTTCCTCACCTTCATGAACACAGAGCTGGCCGCCTTCACGAAG AATCAGAGGGACCCTGGAGTCCTGGACCGCATGATGAAGAAGCTGGACCTCAACAGTGACGGGCAGCTAGATTTCCAAGAGTTTCTCAACCTTATTGGGGGCTTGGCGATAGCCTGCCACGAGTCCTTCCTCCAGGCTTCCCAGAAGCGGTTCTAA